A window of Corvus cornix cornix isolate S_Up_H32 chromosome 4, ASM73873v5, whole genome shotgun sequence contains these coding sequences:
- the LEPROTL1 gene encoding leptin receptor overlapping transcript-like 1, which translates to MAGIKALISLSFGGAVGLMFLMLGCALPQYNQYWPLFVLFFYILSPIPYCIARRLVDDTDATSNACKELAIFLTTGIVVSAFGLPIVFARAELIYWGACALVLTGNTVIFATILGFFLVFGSNDDFSWQQW; encoded by the exons ATGGCCGGGATCAAAG CTCTGATCAGCCTGTCCTTTGGGGGAGCGGTCGGACTGATGTTCTTGATGCTCGGATGTGCCCTTCCCCAGTACAA ccaGTACTGGCCactgtttgttctgtttttttacATCCTTTCCCCTATCCCATACTGCATAGCAAGAAGATTGGTAGATGACACAGATGCTACAAGTAATGCCTGCAAGGAGTTAGCAATATTCCTTACAACAGGCATTGTGGTCTCAGCGTTTGGGCTGCCCATAGTGTTTGCAAGAGCAGAACTG ATTTACTGGGGCGCGTGTGCACTCGTTCTTACCGGGAATACAGTCATCTTTGCCACGATCCTAGGATTTTTCTTGGTCTTTGGCAGCAATGACGACttcagctggcagcagtggtGA
- the THEGL gene encoding testicular haploid expressed gene protein-like isoform X4 → MAAAGDIYVSSYTSSYTCVHRPRSRIHVLAEPKQRFCDSSPRCRPVIGGRPPLAKFGYPSERLLRLAEPKKYLPAYLEQRARESPEWPVSPAARNYNASQRILELARPKPLHPDFLPAREVPTEVSKFATSASASARIQQLAEPLIREMTCCSRHTHPGPAISAVSRSQKVIVSPRTIELSRPKQLHADYAHPRDPEWPVTEAAKRAVATPRVLELAQPSARPRVGLTAYNPDAFRVKEAALKAACSQRLQELAQPILR, encoded by the exons atgGCGGCGGCCGGGGACATCTACG TTTCATCTTATACATCTTCTTACACATGTGTACACCGCCCACGCAGCAG GATACATGTACTTGCAGAACCCAAGCAACGATTTTGTGACAGCAGTCCCAG ATGCAGACCAGTGATCGGTGGGCGTCCCCCGCTAGCGAAGTTTGGCTACCCTTCTGAACGGCTGCTGAGGTTGGCTGAACCTAAAAAATACCTCCCTGCTTACCTGGAACAAAG AGCCCGTGAGTCCCCCGAGTGGCCCGTGTCCCCGGCTGCACGGAACTATAATGCCTCCCAGCGGATCCTGGAGCTTGCCCGGCCAAAGCCGCTGCACCCAGACTTCCTGCCGGCCAGAGAG GTGCCAACAGAGGTTTCCAAGTTTGCGACCTCGGCCAGTGCATCGGCGCGGATCCAGCAACTGGCAGAGCCCTTGATCAGGGAGATGACGTGCTGCTCTAGGCACACCCATCCTGGTCCTGCCATCTCTGCG GTTTCCAGGTCTCAGAAGGTAATTGTGAGCCCTCGGACCATTGAGCTGTCGAGGCCAAAACAACTCCACGCAGACTATGCACACCCGCGGGATCCTGAGTGGCCCGTGACAGAGGCTGCCAAGCGCGCAGTGGCTACACCAAGGGTTCTGGAGCTGGCCCAGCCTAGCGCAAG ACCTCGTGTGGGCTTGACTGCATACAACCCAGATGCATTCAGAGTGAAGGAGGCTGCTTTGAAGGCAGCTTGTTCTCAGCGGCTCCAAGAACTAGCTCAACCAATTCTGCGCTAA
- the THEGL gene encoding testicular haploid expressed gene protein-like isoform X1, whose product MEAKAQGLESVYMALSTAVASSRFVGLSYDDGMFVLFCNFDRIHVLAEPKQRFCDSSPRLVWGTQQMIWTPSWGAMTARPSARILSLSKPKKDYSEYQCRCRPVIGGRPPLAKFGYPSERLLRLAEPKKYLPAYLEQRARESPEWPVSPAARNYNASQRILELARPKPLHPDFLPAREVPTEVSKFATSASASARIQQLAEPLIREMTCCSRHTHPGPAISAVSRSQKVIVSPRTIELSRPKQLHADYAHPRDPEWPVTEAAKRAVATPRVLELAQPSARPRVGLTAYNPDAFRVKEAALKAACSQRLQELAQPILR is encoded by the exons ATGGAGGCAAAAGCACAGGGGCTTGAGAGTGTTTATATGGCTTTGAGTACAGCAGTAGCTTCTTCACGCTTTGTTGGTTTAAGTTATGATGATGGCATGTTTGTCCTTTTCTGCAATTTTGACAGGATACATGTACTTGCAGAACCCAAGCAACGATTTTGTGACAGCAGTCCCAG GCTTGTGTGGGGAACCCAACAGATGATATGGACCCCCTCATGGGGTGCTATGACAGCTCGACCATCTGCAAGAATATTGTCACTGTCCAAGCCCAAGAAAGATTATAGCGAGTACCAGTGCAG ATGCAGACCAGTGATCGGTGGGCGTCCCCCGCTAGCGAAGTTTGGCTACCCTTCTGAACGGCTGCTGAGGTTGGCTGAACCTAAAAAATACCTCCCTGCTTACCTGGAACAAAG AGCCCGTGAGTCCCCCGAGTGGCCCGTGTCCCCGGCTGCACGGAACTATAATGCCTCCCAGCGGATCCTGGAGCTTGCCCGGCCAAAGCCGCTGCACCCAGACTTCCTGCCGGCCAGAGAG GTGCCAACAGAGGTTTCCAAGTTTGCGACCTCGGCCAGTGCATCGGCGCGGATCCAGCAACTGGCAGAGCCCTTGATCAGGGAGATGACGTGCTGCTCTAGGCACACCCATCCTGGTCCTGCCATCTCTGCG GTTTCCAGGTCTCAGAAGGTAATTGTGAGCCCTCGGACCATTGAGCTGTCGAGGCCAAAACAACTCCACGCAGACTATGCACACCCGCGGGATCCTGAGTGGCCCGTGACAGAGGCTGCCAAGCGCGCAGTGGCTACACCAAGGGTTCTGGAGCTGGCCCAGCCTAGCGCAAG ACCTCGTGTGGGCTTGACTGCATACAACCCAGATGCATTCAGAGTGAAGGAGGCTGCTTTGAAGGCAGCTTGTTCTCAGCGGCTCCAAGAACTAGCTCAACCAATTCTGCGCTAA
- the HOPX gene encoding homeodomain-only protein, with product MAMEKPVIPTEEQLEILEYHFCKVNKHPDPTTLCLIAAETGLSEEQTLKWFKQRLAEWRKSEGLPSESGSVRD from the exons ATGGCCATGGAAAAGCCAGTGATTCccactgaggagcagctggagatcCTGGAGTACCACTTCTGCAAGGTGAACAAGCATCCTGACCCCACCACGCTGTGCCTCATCGCGGCGGAGACCGGGCTCTCTGAGGAGCAGACTCTG AAATGGTTCAAGCAGCGCCTGGCAGAGTGGAGGAAGTCTGAAGGGCTGCCCTCAGAAAGCGGGTCTGTCAGGGACTAG
- the ARL9 gene encoding ADP-ribosylation factor-like protein 9 isoform X1, with product MGSRLRAAALWGAALVLAGGTVVALRAWARLRSRVALPARSAAAAAAADQGKGHGKQILVLGLDGAGKTSILHSLATNHVKRSVAPTEGFNAICINTEESQMEFLEIGGSESLRSYWKMYLPKVLLLVYVVDSADHARLPMAKQLLHQLIQNNSTLPVVVLANKQDLEGAYCITDIHDALALSDIGDERKMFLIGTHVAEDGSEISSSMKDAKELIGTLVLETQ from the exons ATGGGCTCCCGCCTGCGGGCCGCCGCGCTCTGGGGGGCGGCGCTGGTCCTGGCGGGCGGCACGGTCGTGGCGCTCCGGGCCTGGGCCCGCCTGCGGAGCCGCGTCGCGCTGCCCGCCCGCTCTGcagccgccgctgccgccgccgaTCAG GGTAAAGGACACGGTAAGCAGATCCTGGTGCTGGgcctggatggggctgggaagACTAGCATTCTTCACTCCCTGGCAACTAACCACGTCAAGCGCAGCGTGGCTCCCACCGAGGGCTTCAATGCCATCTGCATCAACACCGAAGAGTCCCAGATGGAGTTTCTGGAGA TCGGGGGCAGTGAATCTCTGCGTTCATACTGGAAGATGTACTTGCCCAAAGTGCTGTTGCTGGTCTATGTCGTGGACTCGGCTGATCATGCCCGACTGCCTATGGCGAAACAGCTGCTTCATCAGCTAATCCAGAACAACTCCACCCTGCCTGTGGTGGTTCTGGCCAACAAGCAG GACCTCGAAGGTGCATATTGCATCACTGATATTCACGATGCTCTGGCTCTGTCTGATATTGGGGATGAGAGGAAGATGTTCTTGATTGGTACCCATGTGGCAGAAGATGGCTCTGAGATCTCCTCCAGCATGAAGGATGCCAAGGAGCTGATAGGGACGCTGGTTTTGGAAACACAGTGA
- the ARL9 gene encoding ADP-ribosylation factor-like protein 9 isoform X2: protein MGSRLRAAALWGAALVLAGGTVVALRAWARLRSRVALPARSAAAAAAADQGKGHGKQILVLGLDGAGKTSILHSLATNHVKRSVAPTEGFNAICINTEESQMEFLEIGGSESLRSYWKMYLPKVLLLVYVVDSADHARLPMAKQLLHQLIQNNSTLPVVVLANKQVVFHSYQKHWKWCRNRNRTVPIFLWEEIRLDFSPTHFRTWEVDLIEGT from the exons ATGGGCTCCCGCCTGCGGGCCGCCGCGCTCTGGGGGGCGGCGCTGGTCCTGGCGGGCGGCACGGTCGTGGCGCTCCGGGCCTGGGCCCGCCTGCGGAGCCGCGTCGCGCTGCCCGCCCGCTCTGcagccgccgctgccgccgccgaTCAG GGTAAAGGACACGGTAAGCAGATCCTGGTGCTGGgcctggatggggctgggaagACTAGCATTCTTCACTCCCTGGCAACTAACCACGTCAAGCGCAGCGTGGCTCCCACCGAGGGCTTCAATGCCATCTGCATCAACACCGAAGAGTCCCAGATGGAGTTTCTGGAGA TCGGGGGCAGTGAATCTCTGCGTTCATACTGGAAGATGTACTTGCCCAAAGTGCTGTTGCTGGTCTATGTCGTGGACTCGGCTGATCATGCCCGACTGCCTATGGCGAAACAGCTGCTTCATCAGCTAATCCAGAACAACTCCACCCTGCCTGTGGTGGTTCTGGCCAACAAGCAG GTGGTCTTCCATAGTTATCAGAAACACTGGAAGTGGTGTAGAAATAGGAACAGAACTGTACCCATATTTCTTTGGGAAGAAATCAGGTTAGATTTTTCCCCAACGCATTTTAGGACATGGGAAGTTGACCTCATAGAAGGTACGTAA
- the THEGL gene encoding testicular haploid expressed gene protein-like isoform X3 gives MEAKAQGLESVYMALSTAVASSRFVGLSYDDGMFVLFCNFDRIHVLAEPKQRFCDSSPRCRPVIGGRPPLAKFGYPSERLLRLAEPKKYLPAYLEQRARESPEWPVSPAARNYNASQRILELARPKPLHPDFLPAREVPTEVSKFATSASASARIQQLAEPLIREMTCCSRHTHPGPAISAVSRSQKVIVSPRTIELSRPKQLHADYAHPRDPEWPVTEAAKRAVATPRVLELAQPSARPRVGLTAYNPDAFRVKEAALKAACSQRLQELAQPILR, from the exons ATGGAGGCAAAAGCACAGGGGCTTGAGAGTGTTTATATGGCTTTGAGTACAGCAGTAGCTTCTTCACGCTTTGTTGGTTTAAGTTATGATGATGGCATGTTTGTCCTTTTCTGCAATTTTGACAGGATACATGTACTTGCAGAACCCAAGCAACGATTTTGTGACAGCAGTCCCAG ATGCAGACCAGTGATCGGTGGGCGTCCCCCGCTAGCGAAGTTTGGCTACCCTTCTGAACGGCTGCTGAGGTTGGCTGAACCTAAAAAATACCTCCCTGCTTACCTGGAACAAAG AGCCCGTGAGTCCCCCGAGTGGCCCGTGTCCCCGGCTGCACGGAACTATAATGCCTCCCAGCGGATCCTGGAGCTTGCCCGGCCAAAGCCGCTGCACCCAGACTTCCTGCCGGCCAGAGAG GTGCCAACAGAGGTTTCCAAGTTTGCGACCTCGGCCAGTGCATCGGCGCGGATCCAGCAACTGGCAGAGCCCTTGATCAGGGAGATGACGTGCTGCTCTAGGCACACCCATCCTGGTCCTGCCATCTCTGCG GTTTCCAGGTCTCAGAAGGTAATTGTGAGCCCTCGGACCATTGAGCTGTCGAGGCCAAAACAACTCCACGCAGACTATGCACACCCGCGGGATCCTGAGTGGCCCGTGACAGAGGCTGCCAAGCGCGCAGTGGCTACACCAAGGGTTCTGGAGCTGGCCCAGCCTAGCGCAAG ACCTCGTGTGGGCTTGACTGCATACAACCCAGATGCATTCAGAGTGAAGGAGGCTGCTTTGAAGGCAGCTTGTTCTCAGCGGCTCCAAGAACTAGCTCAACCAATTCTGCGCTAA
- the THEGL gene encoding testicular haploid expressed gene protein-like isoform X2, with product MAAAGDIYVSSYTSSYTCVHRPRSRIHVLAEPKQRFCDSSPRLVWGTQQMIWTPSWGAMTARPSARILSLSKPKKDYSEYQCRCRPVIGGRPPLAKFGYPSERLLRLAEPKKYLPAYLEQRARESPEWPVSPAARNYNASQRILELARPKPLHPDFLPAREVPTEVSKFATSASASARIQQLAEPLIREMTCCSRHTHPGPAISAVSRSQKVIVSPRTIELSRPKQLHADYAHPRDPEWPVTEAAKRAVATPRVLELAQPSARPRVGLTAYNPDAFRVKEAALKAACSQRLQELAQPILR from the exons atgGCGGCGGCCGGGGACATCTACG TTTCATCTTATACATCTTCTTACACATGTGTACACCGCCCACGCAGCAG GATACATGTACTTGCAGAACCCAAGCAACGATTTTGTGACAGCAGTCCCAG GCTTGTGTGGGGAACCCAACAGATGATATGGACCCCCTCATGGGGTGCTATGACAGCTCGACCATCTGCAAGAATATTGTCACTGTCCAAGCCCAAGAAAGATTATAGCGAGTACCAGTGCAG ATGCAGACCAGTGATCGGTGGGCGTCCCCCGCTAGCGAAGTTTGGCTACCCTTCTGAACGGCTGCTGAGGTTGGCTGAACCTAAAAAATACCTCCCTGCTTACCTGGAACAAAG AGCCCGTGAGTCCCCCGAGTGGCCCGTGTCCCCGGCTGCACGGAACTATAATGCCTCCCAGCGGATCCTGGAGCTTGCCCGGCCAAAGCCGCTGCACCCAGACTTCCTGCCGGCCAGAGAG GTGCCAACAGAGGTTTCCAAGTTTGCGACCTCGGCCAGTGCATCGGCGCGGATCCAGCAACTGGCAGAGCCCTTGATCAGGGAGATGACGTGCTGCTCTAGGCACACCCATCCTGGTCCTGCCATCTCTGCG GTTTCCAGGTCTCAGAAGGTAATTGTGAGCCCTCGGACCATTGAGCTGTCGAGGCCAAAACAACTCCACGCAGACTATGCACACCCGCGGGATCCTGAGTGGCCCGTGACAGAGGCTGCCAAGCGCGCAGTGGCTACACCAAGGGTTCTGGAGCTGGCCCAGCCTAGCGCAAG ACCTCGTGTGGGCTTGACTGCATACAACCCAGATGCATTCAGAGTGAAGGAGGCTGCTTTGAAGGCAGCTTGTTCTCAGCGGCTCCAAGAACTAGCTCAACCAATTCTGCGCTAA
- the SRP72 gene encoding signal recognition particle subunit SRP72, with product MAAAAGAAAAAGLWSEVNRCGQNGDFARALKSVNKILQINKDDVTALQCKVVCLIQNGNFKEALGVINTHTKVLTSDVIAFEKAYCEYRLNRIESALKTIQSASQQTDKLKELYGQVLYRLERYDDCLAAYRDLIRNSQDEYEEERKTNLSAVVAAQSTWEKVVPEDLGLREATYELCYNSACALIGQGKLNEAMKKLQKAEELCRQSLSEDSDVTEEDIEAELAIIHGQMAYIMQLQGRTEDALQLYNQIIKLKPTDVGLLAVIANNIITINKDQNVFDSKKKVKLTNAEGVEHKLSKKQLQAIEFNKALLAMYTNQADQCRKLSASLQSQSPEHLLPVLIQAAQLCREKQHAKAVGLLQDFADQHPANAVEIKLTMAQLKIAQGSVTKACMILRSIEELQHKPGMVSALVTMYSHEEDIDSAIEVFTQAIQWYQQYQPKSPVHLSLIREAANFKLKHGRKKEAISDLEELWKQNPKDVHTLAQLISAYSLVDPEKAKVLSKHLPSSDTMSLKVDVDALENSHGATYVRKKAGKLTGDNQQKEQGQGEVKKKKKKKKGKLPKNYDPKVTPDPERWLPMRERSYYRGRKKGKKKDQVGKGTQGSTTTGSSELDASRTASSPPTSPRPGSGAAVSATSNVIPPRHQKPAGAPATKKKQQQKKKKGAKGGW from the exons ATGGCGGCAgccgcgggggcggcggcagcggcggggctGTGGAGTGAGGTGAACCGCTGCGGCCAGAACGGCGACTTCGCTCGCGCGCTCAAGTCCGTCAATAAGA TACTGCAGATCAACAAAGATGATGTGACTGCACTTCAGTGTAAAGTAGTGTGTCTTATCCAGAATGGGAACTTCAAGGAAGCCCTTGGTGTAATCAATACCCACACTAAAGTGTTAACCAG TGATGTTATTGCCTTTGAGAAGGCCTACTGTGAATACAGGTTGAACCGTATTGAAAGTGCTCTCAAGACCATTCAGAGTGCCAGTCAGCAGACAGACAAACTGAAGGAGCTTTATGGACAAGTG TTGTACAGACTGGAGCGTTATGATGATTGTCTGGCTGCATACAGGGATCTCATCCGCAACTCCCAGGATGAGTatgaggaggagagaaaaaccaACCTCTCTGCTGTTGTGGCAGCACAAAGCACATGGGAGAAGGTGGTGCCA GAGGATTTAGGCCTTCGAGAAGCTACCTACGAGCTGTGTTATAACAGTGCATGTGCGTTGATTGGGCAAGGAAAGCTGAATGAAGCAATGAAAAAACTACAAAAAGCAGAAG agCTGTGCCGCCAGTCACTGTCAGAAGACTCC GATGTGACAGAGGAAGACATTGAGGCTGAACTGGCTATTATTCATGGTCAGATGGCTTATATCATGCAACTGCAGGGGCGTACAGAGGATGCTCTACAGCTCTACAATCAAATAATCAAGTTGAA GCCAACAGATGTAGGACTCCTTGCTGTCATTGCAAATAATATCATCACAATTAACAAG GACCAAAATGTCTTTGATTCAAAGAAAAAGGTGAAGCTGACCAATGCAGAAGGTGTTGAGCATAAACTCTCCAAGAAGCAGCTCCAGGCGATTGAATTCAACAAAGCTTTGCTTGCAATGTACACTAACCAG GCAGATCAGTGCCGCAAGCTGTCAGCAAGCCTGCAGTCCCAGAGCCCTGAGCACCTGCTCCCTGTGCTTATCCAGGCAGCCCAGCTGTGTCGTGAGAAGCAGCATGCAAAGGCCGTAGGGCTTCTGCAG GACTTCGCAGACCAGCACCCTGCCAATGCAGTTGAGATCAAGCTGACGATGGCCCAGCTAAAAATTGCTCAAG GTAGTGTTACCAAAGCCTGCATGATCCTGAGGAGCATAGAAGAACTGCAGCACAAGCCTGGTATG GTGTCTGCGCTGGTGACAATGTACAGTCACGAAGAGGATATTGACAGTGCAATTGAGGTCTTCACACAGGCTATCCAGTGGTATCAGCAATACCAG CCAAAGTCTCCTGTCCATTTGTCACTGATAAGGGAAGCTGCCAACTTCAAACTAAAGCATGGCAGGAAGAAGGAAGCAATCAGCGACTTGGAAGAGCTCTGGAA GCAAAACCCAAAAGATGTGCAtaccctggcacagctcatcTCTGCCTATTCCCTGGTTGACCCTGAAAAAGCTAAAGT TCTTAGCAAACACTTGCCTTCCTCAGACACCATGTCACTGAAAGTAGATGTTGATGCGCTGGAGAACTCCCATGGAGCAACCTATGTTCGGAAGAAAGCTGGGAAGCTCACTGGAGACAACCAGCAGAAGGAGCAAGG ACAAGGcgaagtgaagaaaaagaagaaaaaaaagaagg GAAAGCTGCCGAAGAACTATGACCCCAAGGTGACTCCTGACCCTGAGCGGTGGCTTCCAATGCGAGAGCGGTCCTACTATCGTGGACGGAAGAAGGGCAAGAAGAAGGATCAGGTTGGCAAGGGGACTCAGGGTTCAACCACAACTGGCTCCTCTGAACT GGATGCCAGTAGAACTGCCAGCAGCCCACCTACCTCCCCTCGGCCCGGCAGCGGGGCAGCTGTATCGGCTACAAGTAACGTCATCCCTCCCAGGCACCAAAAACCCGCGGGTGCTCCAGCCACcaagaagaaacagcagcagaaaaagaagaaaggggcTAAAGGAGGGTGGTAA